From a single Ornithorhynchus anatinus isolate Pmale09 chromosome 4, mOrnAna1.pri.v4, whole genome shotgun sequence genomic region:
- the FBXL6 gene encoding LOW QUALITY PROTEIN: F-box/LRR-repeat protein 6 (The sequence of the model RefSeq protein was modified relative to this genomic sequence to represent the inferred CDS: inserted 2 bases in 1 codon), with amino-acid sequence MEELQEAPGGGTASPPESDPRPPAGGPSATSRPRARSAVTKKRPRRAPRASNPGYLIQETEGMLLVISDPGEGGPRQPRKRPRRPKRPQRPGPPVRRARSRGEKPRAVRRVPEREASLPLEISAAPEPGWGERLPVEILVRIFQTVVAEDGAVPFLCRVARVCRRWYDAASHPLLWRKVSIAPPQGPDPTXPSKKILMALKWLVPNRFSLLREFSLFHWKSHVPPILKAVSESCPHLTSVRLDHCQAVSAEALGALAERCSQLTSLDLKNSQVESVAVVSFLEAAGLRLRDLQLTYSSRLSAIVTTLSGGCCPELQLLEIDTGIQPNSQHFQLNIEGLQAGCPSLQVLRLLNLIWSPKPPSRTASAAPGFPHLKELCLATSAHTFVTNEALARLLCRSPLLRVLDVRGCSRLTPAGLHSLSCPEVEQLHWGLYYAEVELAQPQKDCHLLTWKWRGLRELDLSGQSFREADLEQALAAFTDGDPEHSPALHSLSLKGTRVTLTTVSTLISNCPTLTYLNLSACRYMPRGMKRVYRGPEELRQCLDQLLGSTATQEPT; translated from the exons ATGGAGGAGCTGCAGGAGGCGCCCGGCGGAGGGACCGCCTCCCCGCCCGAGTCCGACCCTCGACCCCCGGCTGGGGGGCCCAGCGCGACCTCCAGGCCGAGAGCCCGTTCGGCCGTCACCAAGAAGAGGCCCCGCCGAGCGCCGCGGGCCAGCAACCCCGGCTACCTCATCCAAGAGACGGAGGGCATGCTGCTGGTCATCTCCGACCCGGGCGAGGGCGGCCCGCGCCAGCCTCGGAAAAGGCCCCGCCGGCCCAAGAGGCCCCAGCGGCCGGGCCCCCCGGTCCGGCGAGCCCGGAGCCGGGGGGAGAAGCCAAGGGCCGTGAGGCGGGTGCCAGAACGAGAGGCTTCGCTCCCCCTGGAGATCAGCGCCGCCCCCGAGCCGGGCTGGGGGGAGCGGCTCCCCGTGGAGATCCTGGTGCGAATCTTCCAGACCGTGGTGGCGGAGGATGGGGCGGTGCCTTTCCTCTGCAG GGTTGCCCGGGTGTGCCGGCGGTGGTACGATGCGGCCTCCCATCCGTTGCTGTGGCGCAAAGTGTCCATCGCCCCCCCCCAAGGCCCTGACCCCAC CCCCTCCAAGAAGATCCTCATGGCCTTAAAGTGGCTAGTGCCCAACAG gttttcACTACTTCGGGAGTTTTCTCTCTTCCACTGGAAGAGCCATGTGCCTCCGATCCTGAAG gcGGTGAGCGAGTCCTGCCCGCACCTTACGTCCGTCAGACTGGACCACTGCCAGGCCGTGAGCGCCGAGGCCCTCGGGGCACTGGCTGAGCGCTGTTCCCAGCTCACCAGCCTCGACCTGAAGAACTCCCAG GTGGAGTCAGTGGCCGTGGTGAGCTTCCTGGAGGCGGCCGGCCTGCGGCTGCGGGACCTACAGCTGACGTACAGCAGCCGGCTGAGCGCTATCGTGACGACCCTGTCG GGCGGCTGCTGCCCGGAGCTGCAGCTGCTGGAGATCGATACGGGGATCCAGCCCAACAGCCAACACTTCCAGCTGAACATCGAGGGGCTCCAGGCCGGCTGCCCGAGCCTGCAG gtccTGCGGCTGCTCAACCTCATCTGGTCCCCCAAGCCCCCATCGCGGACTGCGTCGGCGGCCCCGGGCTTCCCGCACCTGAAAGAGCTCTGCCTGGCCACCTCCGCCCACACCTTCGTCACCAACGAGGCCCTGGCCCGCCTCCTGTGCCGCTCCCCTCTCCTGCGGGTGCTCGACGTCCGGGGCTGCTCCCGCCTCACCCCCGCCGGCCTGCACAGCCTGTCCTGCCCGG aggtgGAGCAGCTGCACTGGGGCCTGTACTATGCCGAGGTGGAACTAGCCCAGCCCCAGAAGGACTGTCACCTGCTCACCTGGAAGTGGCGAGGGCTGCGGGAGCTGGACCTCAGCGGCCAGAGCTTCCGGGAGGCTGACCTGGAGCAGGCTCTGGCGGCCTTCACGGATGGAGACCCCGAGCACAGCCCCGCCCTGCACTCCCTCAGCCTCAAGGGCACCCGGGTCACTCTGACCACGGTCAG cacctTGATCAGCAACTGCCCCACCCTGACCTACCTCAACCTTTCGGCCTGCCGTTACATGCCCCGAGGGATGAAGAGAGTGTACCGGGGCCCAGAGGAGCTCCGCCAGTGCCTGGACCAGCTCCTCGGCAGCACAGCCACTCAGGAACCAACTTAG
- the TMEM249 gene encoding transmembrane protein 249 isoform X1 encodes MSSPGWKKTILPSMKTMKKQFSLWDLGFFSTENRLAQRLKKNSCHPFTLQQPNVFVLEYYHDSLWKGGLMCLACLVGLQFSYLLKITENSEEGSGFLIYGLGIGLWFVLSSMQRRRLVLNHTRGLYHFSISGRMVYQGPLHYIYVRMAVRIDAYGRRFYQLVLCGHKLEALVLVKLSEHYEQMEFLGRYVARKLNLNYFDCTSLSTRHIIRHWPLGEGPGTLGIQGITQRRYHRGQNGY; translated from the exons ATGAGTTCCCCCG GATGGAAGAAGACCATCCTGCCTTCCATGAAGACCATGAAGAAACAGTTTTCGCTGTGGGACCTCGGCTTCTTCAGCACCGAGAACCGCCTGGCCCAGCGGCTGAAGAAGAACAGCTGCCACCCGTTCACCTTGCAGCAGCCCAATG TGTTCGTGTTGGAGTACTACCACGACTCCCTGTGGAAGGGGGGGCTGATGTGCCTGGCCTGCCTCGTCGGCCTGCAGTTCTCCTACTTACTGAAGATCACT gaGAATTCTGAGGAAGGGAGCGGCTTCCTGATCTACGGGCTGGGCATCGGGCTGTGGTTCGTGCTGTCCTCGATGCAGAGGCGCCGCCTCGTGCTCAACCACACGCGTGGCCTCTACCACTTCTCCATCAGCGGCCGCATGGTCTACCAGGGCCCCCTGCACTACATCTACGTCCGGATGGCCGTGCGTATCGACG CCTACGGACGCCGCTTCTACCAGCTGGTCCTGTGCGGGCACAAGCTAGAGGCGCTGGTGTTGGTGAAGCTGTCGGAGCACTACGAG CAGATGGAGTTCCTGGGCCGATACGTGGCCCGCAAACTCAACCTCAACTACTTCGACTGCACTTCCCTGTCCACCCGCCACATAATCCGCCACTGGCCCCTGGGCGAGGGGCCCGGAACGCTGGGCATCCAGGGCATCACCCAGAGGCGGTACCACAGAGGGCAGAACGGCTACTGA
- the TMEM249 gene encoding transmembrane protein 249 isoform X2, with product MSSPGWKKTILPSMKTMKKQFSLWDLGFFSTENRLAQRLKKNSCHPFTLQQPNVFVLEYYHDSLWKGGLMCLACLVGLQFSYLLKITENSEEGSGFLIYGLGIGLWFVLSSMQRRRLVLNHTRGLYHFSISGRMVYQGPLHYIYVRMAVRIDAYGRRFYQLVLCGHKLEALVLVKLSEHYEHLLSTFSRQRTVVDN from the exons ATGAGTTCCCCCG GATGGAAGAAGACCATCCTGCCTTCCATGAAGACCATGAAGAAACAGTTTTCGCTGTGGGACCTCGGCTTCTTCAGCACCGAGAACCGCCTGGCCCAGCGGCTGAAGAAGAACAGCTGCCACCCGTTCACCTTGCAGCAGCCCAATG TGTTCGTGTTGGAGTACTACCACGACTCCCTGTGGAAGGGGGGGCTGATGTGCCTGGCCTGCCTCGTCGGCCTGCAGTTCTCCTACTTACTGAAGATCACT gaGAATTCTGAGGAAGGGAGCGGCTTCCTGATCTACGGGCTGGGCATCGGGCTGTGGTTCGTGCTGTCCTCGATGCAGAGGCGCCGCCTCGTGCTCAACCACACGCGTGGCCTCTACCACTTCTCCATCAGCGGCCGCATGGTCTACCAGGGCCCCCTGCACTACATCTACGTCCGGATGGCCGTGCGTATCGACG CCTACGGACGCCGCTTCTACCAGCTGGTCCTGTGCGGGCACAAGCTAGAGGCGCTGGTGTTGGTGAAGCTGTCGGAGCACTACGAG catttattgagcaccttcagcAGGCAAAGAACTGTAGTAGATAATTAG